A region of the Lepeophtheirus salmonis unplaced genomic scaffold, UVic_Lsal_1.4 unplaced_contig_8288_pilon, whole genome shotgun sequence genome:
tgAACTAGAACTTCGctctatttcattttatactaaattattctgtgttttattaattgtataaactttaaaattgacttacttgacaatgaaaaatacttacttTGTTGGTAGAAACCTGTTGTACTACATTTTTGGTATGAAGTCTATTATAAATCTTTTGGCCAAAGTTAATGTTTGATTACACTTCAGGcagtatgtttttaaatatatatattatgctgatgcaagatattttttttaatgaaatagtaGTGATcacaatatgaatttattttatagagcatatttttgttttacatcaAAACTGTTAATGGGaagttttcaaatcaaaaaaattataaaaatgtattagtgtaacTTTATTATCTAGttttgttaaaagtattttaaatattttaaaaactgtgcataaaaatgtttttacattgATTAGAAACAATGgtacatgaagaaaaaaaaaggagatttcatagtttagaaaaaaaagtaataaatagttacttGTACTACAGTACaccatttttctaatttaaataataattcattttaaatttcgaatgacaattaagtattaaatttaatatatttcttttgtaggCATGTTTATTAGGCTACACACTCAAGATATGTAATGTTATTTGTATAGAGGTAAATGAAAACCTGTCTCagttatttatacaaaacaaaacatctATAAAAAGAAGGAGTTCTCTTCATTAAACCATCATTTCGAGATCATTCACAGTCAAATCAAGATGTTTTTCAAACTTGCCACTCTTTGCATTGCTTTTAGCGTAGCTGCTGGAGCTCCCTCTGCCCCACCATCATATGGTGCTCCACCTCCTCCAGTCCCTGTTTATGAGGCCCCACCTAGTTATGGAGCTCCACCACCACCTCCCCAGCACCTGTCGAACCTGCTCCACCCTCATATGGGACCACCTCCACCTCCAGCCGCTGAGCCAATTCCTCCTTATGCTTTCAACTATGCTGTTCTTGATACTGAGTCTGAAAGTGACTTCAGTGCTGAAGAAGAATCTAAGGATGGAGCCGTCTCTGGTCAATACAAGGTCTTACGTGCTGATGGTAAAATCATGACTGTGACTTACTCTGTCGAAGGAGAAAGTGGATTTGTTGCTGATATTGTCACTGAAGATGCTCCTGTTGCTCCTGCTGCTCCAGCCTATGGTGCTCCACCAGCTCCTCTACCTCAATATCTTCCTTCTTATGCTTAAAAACcatcaaaattattatcataaaatgtaaaatggaaatgtttgaaaaataaattaattttaatatgttcaaagaaaaatatttatttaacgttttttgaagtcatatttttcataaaaaaataggaataattAAACATAAGATTCATTTTCAGATCTTTATTGGCAAAATGTTAAAAGTAGATTGGAAAAAGGTTTACAAGAAAAGTATACGGtacagttttatttataatttcaaaacattattcaacaTTACTTATTGTATGTAAGACAAAGGCAATGATGTGGAAGTCTCAATGTTTTCAAGTTCTAGTCCGTATCAAACCTTTAGGcaaaatttcaattcaaatgTCTAATTCATATAGACattcaacataattaatatcaaGCCACAAATAACATTCATAATTATACAACCAAAAcgatcaatatttatttttctaaaaaaatgttattttaattacaaaaaaaaattcctttattttgagaaatttttgcAAATCAACTAAATTACAAATTCCCAATATTTCCAATATTCAGGGTCAACAACTACAATTCTTCAATATTGGAAACATGTGGGTCTTTAGAAATTTGAATTACTTAATTGCATGTCTTTCAAGTCACCAAATAAAtgatactaaattatatatattggctatcaacaaacattttattttatttgcttacTCGTCGACTTGATTATTAAAAGTGTATTCAAA
Encoded here:
- the LOC121131550 gene encoding uncharacterized protein, which gives rise to MFFKLATLCIAFSVAAGAPSAPPSYGAPPPPVPVYEAPPSYGAPPPPPQHLSNLLHPHMGPPPPPAAEPIPPYAFNYAVLDTESESDFSAEEESKDGAVSGQYKVLRADGKIMTVTYSVEGESGFVADIVTEDAPVAPAAPAYGAPPAPLPQYLPSYA